From the Fictibacillus halophilus genome, the window TCCTGGATACACGTTTCTAACGGTATACATCATACTCGTCGTTTATTACATCATCCGAATCATAGCCAGACAACGAGTAAACAAGATCGTCCTGAAAAAGATCCCAGAAGCTGAAGAGATCTATGCAAGTCCTACGATTCGTTGGGGACAGTACCATCTAGCCATTAAATCGAAACACGAATTTTTTGTAGCCGGTTTAAAAAATGGAAAAGTAACCGTTTGGGATACTTTTGATCGTCTGGCTATACCGAAAACGAAATTAATCGATGCAGCGAAAAAAGACAAAAACATATCTGCCTTTCTTTCGTTCTCCCCAGTACACAGATGGGAAGTCGAAAAGAATGATCACGGCCATCTCGTTCAATTTATTGATCTTAGGTATAGAAGTAAAGGTCACTACCCTTTTGTCGCGATGGTACAGTTGGATGAGAACTTAAACATCATTACTTCCTTTACAGGATGGGTGTATTCTGAAGACCGCCTGAAAAAGAAAATGGAGTTCTCTCCGCTCGATCTCATTAACAATAATGAATAGGAAGAAGACGGGCTTATTGAATAGGCCCGTCTTTTTTTACAAATCGCTGAAATTTAGGATTGTTTGAAAAATACTCATGAAGTTTATGGCCATATGAAGTAATTAGCTGAGTTACCATCTTCTCTGTAACATCTTGTCCTTCATATTCCCATCCCGCTTTCGCTCGAGTAGACTCAAAATCTTCCCATAATCCTTCCACCCATTCCCTTGCTTCTTGATTTGTAAGGGCTGGGTTCTTTTTTTGCAGTAGTTTCGCCAATCTGTCAAAACGCTCTTCCATTATTCTCCCTCCTTAACCAATTTTTAAAGAAACCCCCGTCACATAAAGGGTTCTCTCACGTTTCATACTAGTTGAGAACCGATAATAAGGAGGTAATCACATGCGTAACAAATCGAAAAACTTCCCTAATCGGATCTCCTTCTCAGGTGAGCCGAGATCAAAAGAAGAATTCTCTTCTAAACGGCCAGATGGATCCATTCGTGACCATCCGCAGGAACGAATGTTTTTATCCAATCAACACCGAGATGATCAGTAACTCTTGCGGTTATGAATTTCATTCTGGGGGGTGAATCAGTTGAACAAGAAAGACTACTTCTCATCAACGCGATTTAACGGTAAATATTCTGATCCCTTTCACTCACCTCGTGCCAATTCGAAGCATGCGTACAATCAAGTGAATGGGGAGACCCAGCAAGCACTAAATAATTATGTGCTTGAAATTCAAACACGTAAGCGTTCATAGTGGCGAATAAAGGAGCGGTCCAGTGCCGCTTCTTTATTTTGTTTTTTGTTCAAAAAAGTCTTAAAGTGGTTGATTTCCGTTTCAAGTGCTCCCTTTCCGGGGGGCGGGCGGTGAGCCACCTCGCCGCCTTGCGACCTTAGGTGTCTCACCTGTCCCGCTGATCCCCCAGGAGTCTCGCACCTTACACTCCAATCAACTGCAGAGAAGCTTTAAAAAAACAAAGAAAAGAGCCTACAAAATTATTCAAGAACAGAAATCGGCAATGCTTCGAGTGCACTTTGTTTATTTTTGTAACCCCAGGCAAAAATACCATTTAGGTACAGCACTGAAAAGGTTGAACCCGGGTCTCCCTGTATGCCGTATTCTTTCCCGCTTTCAATCGTTGAAGGATCCATCAGATAGCATTTGCCCATCGCGATCTTGCGTTCATAAACGGCATACTCACTTACCATGCCCATTTGTTCTGCTTTTTGTGCTTTTGCTCGAAGGGAAGCAATTTCGCCTTTAATCTCAAGTTCTGTCATTTCGCTGAATCTTTTTTCCATTTGATTACTTCCTTTCTTTTCTGTACCCTATATATGCTTAAGAACTAACTACATAGGAGTGATAACTTTGAATAAGACTGTCATTATTACGGGAGGCGGTTCAGGCTTAGGACTTGCACTAGCCCGCGAATATAATAAAAAGTACAACGTATATCTTGTTGGTCGTAATGAGCAAAAATTAAAGCAAGCTGTAGAATCATTCGCTCACAGTGAAAACAAGGTATCGTA encodes:
- a CDS encoding YpzG family protein → MNKKDYFSSTRFNGKYSDPFHSPRANSKHAYNQVNGETQQALNNYVLEIQTRKRS
- a CDS encoding YfhH family protein, which produces MEKRFSEMTELEIKGEIASLRAKAQKAEQMGMVSEYAVYERKIAMGKCYLMDPSTIESGKEYGIQGDPGSTFSVLYLNGIFAWGYKNKQSALEALPISVLE
- a CDS encoding YfhJ family protein, producing the protein MEERFDRLAKLLQKKNPALTNQEAREWVEGLWEDFESTRAKAGWEYEGQDVTEKMVTQLITSYGHKLHEYFSNNPKFQRFVKKDGPIQ
- the sspK gene encoding small, acid-soluble spore protein K, yielding MRNKSKNFPNRISFSGEPRSKEEFSSKRPDGSIRDHPQERMFLSNQHRDDQ
- a CDS encoding metal-dependent hydrolase translates to MDTGTHIVMGLGLGGLAMLDPAIANDPVTSQAILAGTLIGSQAPDFDTVLKLKNNAVYIRNHRGLTHSLPALVIWPLLLFGAISLFVPEADNGKLLLWTAIAVFLHVFVDIFNAYGTQALYPVSKKWIALGVISIFDPFIFFLHIGGLLLWYMGVDPGYTFLTVYIILVVYYIIRIIARQRVNKIVLKKIPEAEEIYASPTIRWGQYHLAIKSKHEFFVAGLKNGKVTVWDTFDRLAIPKTKLIDAAKKDKNISAFLSFSPVHRWEVEKNDHGHLVQFIDLRYRSKGHYPFVAMVQLDENLNIITSFTGWVYSEDRLKKKMEFSPLDLINNNE